The following proteins are co-located in the Poecile atricapillus isolate bPoeAtr1 chromosome 2, bPoeAtr1.hap1, whole genome shotgun sequence genome:
- the CCDC13 gene encoding coiled-coil domain-containing protein 13 isoform X6 → MEPDVKVNEDFKSQFKAYQEQQQRRLQDLMERKKEKQNRQKNTGSTKKTIKALSDLNLFNKGPPVNEDASKSFLEAENEKLQDQLREVRDENCRLYKLVSEKDFEINQLQRRVQEERLALSGVSGIAGDVAATKIVELAKKNREITAEFESERARVKQLNHKVKELERELQAATEKIHSLGGDAAGIKESTLKILEGNLAESPEVKALQEKLTTANIKVTEYRNQLQNVKQELKLTQKILAKEVGEDVNIQSLLTNSGSWRGRAQQILLLQTRVRELEHKLSQNKITASLLEVNEGFLAFPHSRKLSVQEKNLLKIRSLEKEKRESLEKLAEQYNTLQKNHEELKKKLDASRARNQVLCGEVKILNGQIGTLLEKGKHDDELLDALLTQQKQMQELLKGLSQKEDKNKEPQQVVGQHLNPGIQRQNIMEDKLRELVVEREAKVKTLETEVEKLAFQDESEAANLPCSEHSGAPEGSGSSKAGRTESARAVSTMGHVLVESAATEPFFLRGSTPSGRWVWHGQLGLGSAARREHRAEGSVPGC, encoded by the exons ATGGAGCCAGATGTAAAAGTGAATGAAGATTTCAAAAGCCAATTTAAGGCTTATCAGGAGCAACAGCAAAGGCGGCTGCAAGATTTGatggagaggaagaaggaaaagcagaacaggCAGAAGAACACTGGCAGCACAAAGAAGACTATAAAAGCCCTGAGTGACCTAAACCTGTTTAATAAAGGACCTCCTGTAAATGAAGATGCCAGCAAAAG ttttcttgAGGCTGAAAATGAGAAGCTGCAGGATCAGCTCCGAGAGGTCCGGGATGAGAACTGCAGGCTCTACAAACTGGTGTCAGAGAAagattttgaaataaatcaGCTCCAGAGAAGAGTGCAGGAGGAAAGGTTGGCTCTGTCAG GGGTGTCTGGTATAGCTGGAGATGTGGCAGCCACTAAAATAGTTGAGTTGGCCAAAAAGAACCGTGAGATAACTGCTGAGTTTGAGAGTGAGAGAGCCAGAGTGAAGCAGCTGAATCACAAAGTCAAGGAGCTGGAGAGAGAA CTACAGGCAGCCACAGAAAAAATCCATTCCCTTGGTGGTGATGCTGCAGGAATCAAGGAATCAACTCTGAAAATACTGGAAGGAAACTTG GCTGAAAGTCCAGAGGTGAAAGCACTGCAGGAAAAATTGACCACAGCCAATATAAAAGTGACGGAATATCGGAACCAGCTCCAGAACGTGAAACAGGAACTGAAGCTGACCCAAAAG attttAGCCAAAGAAGTTGGGGAAGATGTGAATATCCAAAGTCTCTTGACCAATTCTGGCAGCTGGCGTGGACGAGCTCAGCAAATTCTTCTTCTCCAAACCAGG GTTCGAGAGCTGGAGCATAAACTGAGTCAAAACAagatcacagcttctctgcttgAGGTGAATGAGGGATTTCTGGCATTCCCTCATTCAAGGAAGTTGTCAGTCCAAGAGAAGAATTTGCTGAAGATTCGCAGcttggaaaaagagaagagggaATCTTTGGAG AAACTCGCTGAGCAATACAACACTCTCCAAAAAAACCAtgaggaactgaaaaaaaaactggATGCCTCAAGAGCCAGGAACCAAGTGCTGTGTGGAGAAGTGAAGATACTGAACGGACAGATTGGAACCTTGCTGGAGAAAGGGAAACACGATGATGAGCTCCTAGATGCCTTGCTG ACCCAGCAGAAACAAATGCAAGAGCTCTTAAAGGGCCTGAGCCAGAAGGAGGATAAGAACAAGGAGCCTCAGCAGGTGGTAGGGCAGCACCTGAACCCTGGGATTCAGAGACAAAACATCATGGAAGACAAGCTCAGGGAGCTGGTGGTTGAGCGAGAAGCAAAGGTTAAAACACTGGAGACAGAGGTGGAGAAACTCGCATTTCAG GACGAGTCAGAAGCTGCTAATCTACCATGCTCTGAGCACTCAGGAGCACCTGAGGGATCAGGCAGTAGCAAGGCTGGAAGGACAGAATCTGCCCG CGCAGTGTCCACGATGGGCCACGTGCTCGTGGAGTCAGCAGCCACAGAGCCTTTCTTCCTCAGGGGTAGCACCCCATCTGGAAGGTGG GTCTGGCACGGACAGCTTGGACTGGGAAGTGCTGCCAGGAGAGAACACAGAGCAGAAGGCtctgtgccaggctgctga
- the CCDC13 gene encoding coiled-coil domain-containing protein 13 isoform X2, translating into MEPDVKVNEDFKSQFKAYQEQQQRRLQDLMERKKEKQNRQKNTGSTKKTIKALSDLNLFNKGPPVNEDASKSFLEAENEKLQDQLREVRDENCRLYKLVSEKDFEINQLQRRVQEERLALSGVSGIAGDVAATKIVELAKKNREITAEFESERARVKQLNHKVKELERELQAATEKIHSLGGDAAGIKESTLKILEGNLAESPEVKALQEKLTTANIKVTEYRNQLQNVKQELKLTQKILAKEVGEDVNIQSLLTNSGSWRGRAQQILLLQTRVRELEHKLSQNKITASLLEVNEGFLAFPHSRKLSVQEKNLLKIRSLEKEKRESLEKLAEQYNTLQKNHEELKKKLDASRARNQVLCGEVKILNGQIGTLLEKGKHDDELLDALLTQQKQMQELLKGLSQKEDKNKEPQQVVGQHLNPGIQRQNIMEDKLRELVVEREAKVKTLETEVEKLAFQDESEAANLPCSEHSGAPEGSGSSKAGRTESARSGTDSLDWEVLPGENTEQKALCQAAEVERSKLLELVTVLQKRLEESSNKVLEAEKKLREEKWQSDILEQQLEKLQVDLGSSRTAQKPALRSRKGEGEPLTSPISPLGFIDSDSIWASPAKPSRVHDLAPGDGTCSQPGARQEAKPWPFLIEDDFPTGLRGTRIFARCFHGIIPGKKLSPALCRPRAQSSLCTRA; encoded by the exons ATGGAGCCAGATGTAAAAGTGAATGAAGATTTCAAAAGCCAATTTAAGGCTTATCAGGAGCAACAGCAAAGGCGGCTGCAAGATTTGatggagaggaagaaggaaaagcagaacaggCAGAAGAACACTGGCAGCACAAAGAAGACTATAAAAGCCCTGAGTGACCTAAACCTGTTTAATAAAGGACCTCCTGTAAATGAAGATGCCAGCAAAAG ttttcttgAGGCTGAAAATGAGAAGCTGCAGGATCAGCTCCGAGAGGTCCGGGATGAGAACTGCAGGCTCTACAAACTGGTGTCAGAGAAagattttgaaataaatcaGCTCCAGAGAAGAGTGCAGGAGGAAAGGTTGGCTCTGTCAG GGGTGTCTGGTATAGCTGGAGATGTGGCAGCCACTAAAATAGTTGAGTTGGCCAAAAAGAACCGTGAGATAACTGCTGAGTTTGAGAGTGAGAGAGCCAGAGTGAAGCAGCTGAATCACAAAGTCAAGGAGCTGGAGAGAGAA CTACAGGCAGCCACAGAAAAAATCCATTCCCTTGGTGGTGATGCTGCAGGAATCAAGGAATCAACTCTGAAAATACTGGAAGGAAACTTG GCTGAAAGTCCAGAGGTGAAAGCACTGCAGGAAAAATTGACCACAGCCAATATAAAAGTGACGGAATATCGGAACCAGCTCCAGAACGTGAAACAGGAACTGAAGCTGACCCAAAAG attttAGCCAAAGAAGTTGGGGAAGATGTGAATATCCAAAGTCTCTTGACCAATTCTGGCAGCTGGCGTGGACGAGCTCAGCAAATTCTTCTTCTCCAAACCAGG GTTCGAGAGCTGGAGCATAAACTGAGTCAAAACAagatcacagcttctctgcttgAGGTGAATGAGGGATTTCTGGCATTCCCTCATTCAAGGAAGTTGTCAGTCCAAGAGAAGAATTTGCTGAAGATTCGCAGcttggaaaaagagaagagggaATCTTTGGAG AAACTCGCTGAGCAATACAACACTCTCCAAAAAAACCAtgaggaactgaaaaaaaaactggATGCCTCAAGAGCCAGGAACCAAGTGCTGTGTGGAGAAGTGAAGATACTGAACGGACAGATTGGAACCTTGCTGGAGAAAGGGAAACACGATGATGAGCTCCTAGATGCCTTGCTG ACCCAGCAGAAACAAATGCAAGAGCTCTTAAAGGGCCTGAGCCAGAAGGAGGATAAGAACAAGGAGCCTCAGCAGGTGGTAGGGCAGCACCTGAACCCTGGGATTCAGAGACAAAACATCATGGAAGACAAGCTCAGGGAGCTGGTGGTTGAGCGAGAAGCAAAGGTTAAAACACTGGAGACAGAGGTGGAGAAACTCGCATTTCAG GACGAGTCAGAAGCTGCTAATCTACCATGCTCTGAGCACTCAGGAGCACCTGAGGGATCAGGCAGTAGCAAGGCTGGAAGGACAGAATCTGCCCG GTCTGGCACGGACAGCTTGGACTGGGAAGTGCTGCCAGGAGAGAACACAGAGCAGAAGGCtctgtgccaggctgctgaAGTGGAGAGGAGCaagctcctggagctggtgACTGTGCTGCAGAAAAG GTTGGAGGAAAGCAGCAACAAAGTCTTGGAAGCTGAGAAGAAGCTTCGAGAGGAGAAGTGGCAGAGTGACATCTTGGAACAGCAGCTTGAGAAGCTGCAGGTGGATCTAGGGAGCAGCAGAACTGCCCAGAAACCTGccctgaggagcagaaaaggtgAGGGGGAACCTCTCACGTCCCCCATTTCACCTCTGGGCTTTATAGACAGCGACAGCATTTGGGCTTCACCTGCCAAACCCAGCCGGGTGCATGACCTTGCACCTGGTGATGGGACCTGCTCACAGCCAGGAGCAAGGCAGGAGGCAAAACCCTGGCCTTTCTTAATTGAAGATGATTTTCCCACAGGTCTAAGAGGGACCAGGATTTTTGCAAGGTGTTTCCATGGGataattccaggaaaaaagCTTTCCCCTGCTCTGTGTCGCCCCCGGGCCCAGAGCTCCCTTTGCACTCGTGCCTGA
- the CCDC13 gene encoding coiled-coil domain-containing protein 13 isoform X1, translating into MEPDVKVNEDFKSQFKAYQEQQQRRLQDLMERKKEKQNRQKNTGSTKKTIKALSDLNLFNKGPPVNEDASKSFLEAENEKLQDQLREVRDENCRLYKLVSEKDFEINQLQRRVQEERLALSGVSGIAGDVAATKIVELAKKNREITAEFESERARVKQLNHKVKELERELQAATEKIHSLGGDAAGIKESTLKILEGNLAESPEVKALQEKLTTANIKVTEYRNQLQNVKQELKLTQKILAKEVGEDVNIQSLLTNSGSWRGRAQQILLLQTRVRELEHKLSQNKITASLLEVNEGFLAFPHSRKLSVQEKNLLKIRSLEKEKRESLEKLAEQYNTLQKNHEELKKKLDASRARNQVLCGEVKILNGQIGTLLEKGKHDDELLDALLTQQKQMQELLKGLSQKEDKNKEPQQVVGQHLNPGIQRQNIMEDKLRELVVEREAKVKTLETEVEKLAFQDESEAANLPCSEHSGAPEGSGSSKAGRTESARAVSTMGHVLVESAATEPFFLRGSTPSGRSGTDSLDWEVLPGENTEQKALCQAAEVERSKLLELVTVLQKRLEESSNKVLEAEKKLREEKWQSDILEQQLEKLQVDLGSSRTAQKPALRSRKGEGEPLTSPISPLGFIDSDSIWASPAKPSRVHDLAPGDGTCSQPGARQEAKPWPFLIEDDFPTGLRGTRIFARCFHGIIPGKKLSPALCRPRAQSSLCTRA; encoded by the exons ATGGAGCCAGATGTAAAAGTGAATGAAGATTTCAAAAGCCAATTTAAGGCTTATCAGGAGCAACAGCAAAGGCGGCTGCAAGATTTGatggagaggaagaaggaaaagcagaacaggCAGAAGAACACTGGCAGCACAAAGAAGACTATAAAAGCCCTGAGTGACCTAAACCTGTTTAATAAAGGACCTCCTGTAAATGAAGATGCCAGCAAAAG ttttcttgAGGCTGAAAATGAGAAGCTGCAGGATCAGCTCCGAGAGGTCCGGGATGAGAACTGCAGGCTCTACAAACTGGTGTCAGAGAAagattttgaaataaatcaGCTCCAGAGAAGAGTGCAGGAGGAAAGGTTGGCTCTGTCAG GGGTGTCTGGTATAGCTGGAGATGTGGCAGCCACTAAAATAGTTGAGTTGGCCAAAAAGAACCGTGAGATAACTGCTGAGTTTGAGAGTGAGAGAGCCAGAGTGAAGCAGCTGAATCACAAAGTCAAGGAGCTGGAGAGAGAA CTACAGGCAGCCACAGAAAAAATCCATTCCCTTGGTGGTGATGCTGCAGGAATCAAGGAATCAACTCTGAAAATACTGGAAGGAAACTTG GCTGAAAGTCCAGAGGTGAAAGCACTGCAGGAAAAATTGACCACAGCCAATATAAAAGTGACGGAATATCGGAACCAGCTCCAGAACGTGAAACAGGAACTGAAGCTGACCCAAAAG attttAGCCAAAGAAGTTGGGGAAGATGTGAATATCCAAAGTCTCTTGACCAATTCTGGCAGCTGGCGTGGACGAGCTCAGCAAATTCTTCTTCTCCAAACCAGG GTTCGAGAGCTGGAGCATAAACTGAGTCAAAACAagatcacagcttctctgcttgAGGTGAATGAGGGATTTCTGGCATTCCCTCATTCAAGGAAGTTGTCAGTCCAAGAGAAGAATTTGCTGAAGATTCGCAGcttggaaaaagagaagagggaATCTTTGGAG AAACTCGCTGAGCAATACAACACTCTCCAAAAAAACCAtgaggaactgaaaaaaaaactggATGCCTCAAGAGCCAGGAACCAAGTGCTGTGTGGAGAAGTGAAGATACTGAACGGACAGATTGGAACCTTGCTGGAGAAAGGGAAACACGATGATGAGCTCCTAGATGCCTTGCTG ACCCAGCAGAAACAAATGCAAGAGCTCTTAAAGGGCCTGAGCCAGAAGGAGGATAAGAACAAGGAGCCTCAGCAGGTGGTAGGGCAGCACCTGAACCCTGGGATTCAGAGACAAAACATCATGGAAGACAAGCTCAGGGAGCTGGTGGTTGAGCGAGAAGCAAAGGTTAAAACACTGGAGACAGAGGTGGAGAAACTCGCATTTCAG GACGAGTCAGAAGCTGCTAATCTACCATGCTCTGAGCACTCAGGAGCACCTGAGGGATCAGGCAGTAGCAAGGCTGGAAGGACAGAATCTGCCCG CGCAGTGTCCACGATGGGCCACGTGCTCGTGGAGTCAGCAGCCACAGAGCCTTTCTTCCTCAGGGGTAGCACCCCATCTGGAAG GTCTGGCACGGACAGCTTGGACTGGGAAGTGCTGCCAGGAGAGAACACAGAGCAGAAGGCtctgtgccaggctgctgaAGTGGAGAGGAGCaagctcctggagctggtgACTGTGCTGCAGAAAAG GTTGGAGGAAAGCAGCAACAAAGTCTTGGAAGCTGAGAAGAAGCTTCGAGAGGAGAAGTGGCAGAGTGACATCTTGGAACAGCAGCTTGAGAAGCTGCAGGTGGATCTAGGGAGCAGCAGAACTGCCCAGAAACCTGccctgaggagcagaaaaggtgAGGGGGAACCTCTCACGTCCCCCATTTCACCTCTGGGCTTTATAGACAGCGACAGCATTTGGGCTTCACCTGCCAAACCCAGCCGGGTGCATGACCTTGCACCTGGTGATGGGACCTGCTCACAGCCAGGAGCAAGGCAGGAGGCAAAACCCTGGCCTTTCTTAATTGAAGATGATTTTCCCACAGGTCTAAGAGGGACCAGGATTTTTGCAAGGTGTTTCCATGGGataattccaggaaaaaagCTTTCCCCTGCTCTGTGTCGCCCCCGGGCCCAGAGCTCCCTTTGCACTCGTGCCTGA
- the CCDC13 gene encoding coiled-coil domain-containing protein 13 isoform X5: MEPDVKVNEDFKSQFKAYQEQQQRRLQDLMERKKEKQNRQKNTGSTKKTIKALSDLNLFNKGPPVNEDASKSFLEAENEKLQDQLREVRDENCRLYKLVSEKDFEINQLQRRVQEERLALSGVSGIAGDVAATKIVELAKKNREITAEFESERARVKQLNHKVKELERELQAATEKIHSLGGDAAGIKESTLKILEGNLAESPEVKALQEKLTTANIKVTEYRNQLQNVKQELKLTQKILAKEVGEDVNIQSLLTNSGSWRGRAQQILLLQTRVRELEHKLSQNKITASLLEVNEGFLAFPHSRKLSVQEKNLLKIRSLEKEKRESLEKLAEQYNTLQKNHEELKKKLDASRARNQVLCGEVKILNGQIGTLLEKGKHDDELLDALLTQQKQMQELLKGLSQKEDKNKEPQQVVGQHLNPGIQRQNIMEDKLRELVVEREAKVKTLETEVEKLAFQDESEAANLPCSEHSGAPEGSGSSKAGRTESARAVSTMGHVLVESAATEPFFLRGSTPSGRSGTDSLDWEVLPGENTEQKALCQAAEVERSKLLELVTVLQKRLEESSNKVLEAEKKLREEKWQSDILEQQLEKLQVDLGSSRTAQKPALRSRKAQPSLLLHEGDREELPAALSKLSLESQVEELSTRLGIQLDENKDLKAALAETVRKKEEDF, encoded by the exons ATGGAGCCAGATGTAAAAGTGAATGAAGATTTCAAAAGCCAATTTAAGGCTTATCAGGAGCAACAGCAAAGGCGGCTGCAAGATTTGatggagaggaagaaggaaaagcagaacaggCAGAAGAACACTGGCAGCACAAAGAAGACTATAAAAGCCCTGAGTGACCTAAACCTGTTTAATAAAGGACCTCCTGTAAATGAAGATGCCAGCAAAAG ttttcttgAGGCTGAAAATGAGAAGCTGCAGGATCAGCTCCGAGAGGTCCGGGATGAGAACTGCAGGCTCTACAAACTGGTGTCAGAGAAagattttgaaataaatcaGCTCCAGAGAAGAGTGCAGGAGGAAAGGTTGGCTCTGTCAG GGGTGTCTGGTATAGCTGGAGATGTGGCAGCCACTAAAATAGTTGAGTTGGCCAAAAAGAACCGTGAGATAACTGCTGAGTTTGAGAGTGAGAGAGCCAGAGTGAAGCAGCTGAATCACAAAGTCAAGGAGCTGGAGAGAGAA CTACAGGCAGCCACAGAAAAAATCCATTCCCTTGGTGGTGATGCTGCAGGAATCAAGGAATCAACTCTGAAAATACTGGAAGGAAACTTG GCTGAAAGTCCAGAGGTGAAAGCACTGCAGGAAAAATTGACCACAGCCAATATAAAAGTGACGGAATATCGGAACCAGCTCCAGAACGTGAAACAGGAACTGAAGCTGACCCAAAAG attttAGCCAAAGAAGTTGGGGAAGATGTGAATATCCAAAGTCTCTTGACCAATTCTGGCAGCTGGCGTGGACGAGCTCAGCAAATTCTTCTTCTCCAAACCAGG GTTCGAGAGCTGGAGCATAAACTGAGTCAAAACAagatcacagcttctctgcttgAGGTGAATGAGGGATTTCTGGCATTCCCTCATTCAAGGAAGTTGTCAGTCCAAGAGAAGAATTTGCTGAAGATTCGCAGcttggaaaaagagaagagggaATCTTTGGAG AAACTCGCTGAGCAATACAACACTCTCCAAAAAAACCAtgaggaactgaaaaaaaaactggATGCCTCAAGAGCCAGGAACCAAGTGCTGTGTGGAGAAGTGAAGATACTGAACGGACAGATTGGAACCTTGCTGGAGAAAGGGAAACACGATGATGAGCTCCTAGATGCCTTGCTG ACCCAGCAGAAACAAATGCAAGAGCTCTTAAAGGGCCTGAGCCAGAAGGAGGATAAGAACAAGGAGCCTCAGCAGGTGGTAGGGCAGCACCTGAACCCTGGGATTCAGAGACAAAACATCATGGAAGACAAGCTCAGGGAGCTGGTGGTTGAGCGAGAAGCAAAGGTTAAAACACTGGAGACAGAGGTGGAGAAACTCGCATTTCAG GACGAGTCAGAAGCTGCTAATCTACCATGCTCTGAGCACTCAGGAGCACCTGAGGGATCAGGCAGTAGCAAGGCTGGAAGGACAGAATCTGCCCG CGCAGTGTCCACGATGGGCCACGTGCTCGTGGAGTCAGCAGCCACAGAGCCTTTCTTCCTCAGGGGTAGCACCCCATCTGGAAG GTCTGGCACGGACAGCTTGGACTGGGAAGTGCTGCCAGGAGAGAACACAGAGCAGAAGGCtctgtgccaggctgctgaAGTGGAGAGGAGCaagctcctggagctggtgACTGTGCTGCAGAAAAG GTTGGAGGAAAGCAGCAACAAAGTCTTGGAAGCTGAGAAGAAGCTTCGAGAGGAGAAGTGGCAGAGTGACATCTTGGAACAGCAGCTTGAGAAGCTGCAGGTGGATCTAGGGAGCAGCAGAACTGCCCAGAAACCTGccctgaggagcagaaaag CCCAGCCAAGCCTCCTCTTGCATGAGGGTGACAGAGAggagctccctgcagccctgtccAAGCTGTCCCTGGAATCTCAGGTGGAGGAGCTCAGCACAAG GCTTGGCATCCAGCTGGATGAGAACAAAGATCTGAAGGCTGCTCTGGCGGAGACTgtgagaaagaaagaggaagattTTTAA
- the CCDC13 gene encoding coiled-coil domain-containing protein 13 isoform X3, with protein sequence MEPDVKVNEDFKSQFKAYQEQQQRRLQDLMERKKEKQNRQKNTGSTKKTIKALSDLNLFNKGPPVNEDASKSFLEAENEKLQDQLREVRDENCRLYKLVSEKDFEINQLQRRVQEERLALSGVSGIAGDVAATKIVELAKKNREITAEFESERARVKQLNHKVKELEREAESPEVKALQEKLTTANIKVTEYRNQLQNVKQELKLTQKILAKEVGEDVNIQSLLTNSGSWRGRAQQILLLQTRVRELEHKLSQNKITASLLEVNEGFLAFPHSRKLSVQEKNLLKIRSLEKEKRESLEKLAEQYNTLQKNHEELKKKLDASRARNQVLCGEVKILNGQIGTLLEKGKHDDELLDALLTQQKQMQELLKGLSQKEDKNKEPQQVVGQHLNPGIQRQNIMEDKLRELVVEREAKVKTLETEVEKLAFQDESEAANLPCSEHSGAPEGSGSSKAGRTESARAVSTMGHVLVESAATEPFFLRGSTPSGRSGTDSLDWEVLPGENTEQKALCQAAEVERSKLLELVTVLQKRLEESSNKVLEAEKKLREEKWQSDILEQQLEKLQVDLGSSRTAQKPALRSRKGEGEPLTSPISPLGFIDSDSIWASPAKPSRVHDLAPGDGTCSQPGARQEAKPWPFLIEDDFPTGLRGTRIFARCFHGIIPGKKLSPALCRPRAQSSLCTRA encoded by the exons ATGGAGCCAGATGTAAAAGTGAATGAAGATTTCAAAAGCCAATTTAAGGCTTATCAGGAGCAACAGCAAAGGCGGCTGCAAGATTTGatggagaggaagaaggaaaagcagaacaggCAGAAGAACACTGGCAGCACAAAGAAGACTATAAAAGCCCTGAGTGACCTAAACCTGTTTAATAAAGGACCTCCTGTAAATGAAGATGCCAGCAAAAG ttttcttgAGGCTGAAAATGAGAAGCTGCAGGATCAGCTCCGAGAGGTCCGGGATGAGAACTGCAGGCTCTACAAACTGGTGTCAGAGAAagattttgaaataaatcaGCTCCAGAGAAGAGTGCAGGAGGAAAGGTTGGCTCTGTCAG GGGTGTCTGGTATAGCTGGAGATGTGGCAGCCACTAAAATAGTTGAGTTGGCCAAAAAGAACCGTGAGATAACTGCTGAGTTTGAGAGTGAGAGAGCCAGAGTGAAGCAGCTGAATCACAAAGTCAAGGAGCTGGAGAGAGAA GCTGAAAGTCCAGAGGTGAAAGCACTGCAGGAAAAATTGACCACAGCCAATATAAAAGTGACGGAATATCGGAACCAGCTCCAGAACGTGAAACAGGAACTGAAGCTGACCCAAAAG attttAGCCAAAGAAGTTGGGGAAGATGTGAATATCCAAAGTCTCTTGACCAATTCTGGCAGCTGGCGTGGACGAGCTCAGCAAATTCTTCTTCTCCAAACCAGG GTTCGAGAGCTGGAGCATAAACTGAGTCAAAACAagatcacagcttctctgcttgAGGTGAATGAGGGATTTCTGGCATTCCCTCATTCAAGGAAGTTGTCAGTCCAAGAGAAGAATTTGCTGAAGATTCGCAGcttggaaaaagagaagagggaATCTTTGGAG AAACTCGCTGAGCAATACAACACTCTCCAAAAAAACCAtgaggaactgaaaaaaaaactggATGCCTCAAGAGCCAGGAACCAAGTGCTGTGTGGAGAAGTGAAGATACTGAACGGACAGATTGGAACCTTGCTGGAGAAAGGGAAACACGATGATGAGCTCCTAGATGCCTTGCTG ACCCAGCAGAAACAAATGCAAGAGCTCTTAAAGGGCCTGAGCCAGAAGGAGGATAAGAACAAGGAGCCTCAGCAGGTGGTAGGGCAGCACCTGAACCCTGGGATTCAGAGACAAAACATCATGGAAGACAAGCTCAGGGAGCTGGTGGTTGAGCGAGAAGCAAAGGTTAAAACACTGGAGACAGAGGTGGAGAAACTCGCATTTCAG GACGAGTCAGAAGCTGCTAATCTACCATGCTCTGAGCACTCAGGAGCACCTGAGGGATCAGGCAGTAGCAAGGCTGGAAGGACAGAATCTGCCCG CGCAGTGTCCACGATGGGCCACGTGCTCGTGGAGTCAGCAGCCACAGAGCCTTTCTTCCTCAGGGGTAGCACCCCATCTGGAAG GTCTGGCACGGACAGCTTGGACTGGGAAGTGCTGCCAGGAGAGAACACAGAGCAGAAGGCtctgtgccaggctgctgaAGTGGAGAGGAGCaagctcctggagctggtgACTGTGCTGCAGAAAAG GTTGGAGGAAAGCAGCAACAAAGTCTTGGAAGCTGAGAAGAAGCTTCGAGAGGAGAAGTGGCAGAGTGACATCTTGGAACAGCAGCTTGAGAAGCTGCAGGTGGATCTAGGGAGCAGCAGAACTGCCCAGAAACCTGccctgaggagcagaaaaggtgAGGGGGAACCTCTCACGTCCCCCATTTCACCTCTGGGCTTTATAGACAGCGACAGCATTTGGGCTTCACCTGCCAAACCCAGCCGGGTGCATGACCTTGCACCTGGTGATGGGACCTGCTCACAGCCAGGAGCAAGGCAGGAGGCAAAACCCTGGCCTTTCTTAATTGAAGATGATTTTCCCACAGGTCTAAGAGGGACCAGGATTTTTGCAAGGTGTTTCCATGGGataattccaggaaaaaagCTTTCCCCTGCTCTGTGTCGCCCCCGGGCCCAGAGCTCCCTTTGCACTCGTGCCTGA